The region GTTCTTCGACGCCTTCGAGCGGGATGCTTGCTTCTGGGGCATCCTTGCTTTGGAGCTGCAAGTTTTCGGACGCTCTGGGGTACCAGTAGCTGGCCTGCGAAACGACGTCTTGAACTGCGTTGGGGAAACGCTGTGCCTTTGCCTTCTACTAACATCGAGTAGGACTGAGAAGGCTGACGAAAGAAAACTGCATATGTATGTGCATTCATTTCGACGTTAACACCAATGGTGGTGCTTTCCCTCATGTCCTTCTGTCCGCCAAAATCAAGCTGATTTTTCATCTGTGTCGATTCATATGTCACTGTTTCGCTACCTCTGGCTTAAAGCACCGCACCAAGATGGCCGGACCGCCGTTAGGGAGAAGCTTCTCACTTTGGTAAAGAAGAGGGGTCCCTTAGGGATTCCGTACTGCCAAGGCCACACGTTGTCCAGGTACCAGATGAGGGCGGCGTAGACCAGGCAGTAGCACAGGACCGCGCATAGCATTCCCACCAGGGTCACGTTGTCGTACGGCGAGCCCGGTATGTGCAGGTTGCTCCAGTGAGCTCCTTGATCTGGAGAGAAGGAAAGAGACAAGAACTTAGCACGGCGCTTTGCGGGCCACTGAGTACTCAGTCTTGTTCATAAAACTCGCGTATGAATCACTTGCTCTATTCCAACCTGCCTCAAAAGCTTCCAGCAAACGCGAAACTGCACGTAAGGAGGTACTTGAACCGCCCTGTGCTCACAGGCCCGCACAAAAACCAATAGGCTTTCAGAGCTCCATAGTCTTTCCCGCCGCTCCACCATCGGCCACAAAGCGCAAGGAAAATGCGCTGTGCACAGATTTGTACTTCAGCTGTTACGTGAATACTACGACGTTGATTTTTATGTGAACCAATGGAACTTGATACACATTAGAAGTGAACTGAACACGAGTGGCGAAATTTTATCATAACCTTATTACGTTGTCGTAGCTGAGTGCTTGAATGATGCTAGTTTCACTCTACATACGTTACTGCAAGACCATGGCGTAAATACGATGACGCAGCGCTGGCTGTCGTACCGGGCATTTTTTAAAGGCGAAGGCTCCCGCGTAGtgtagaaaatccggcgtcgtcggtgtTGCCGTCGGCGTTATGAGCAaaaaatagggtggcgtagggtggcccaggtggccacctccgcccccccccccccccccggagaagcaccctaggtgggccacctaggtgacatgaccttgtggtgccatcacaatctgcccaccggattgggAGCAAACTTACCACCTTGACAGCTAAATTAATTATTGATCgccagaggttgctcgggaagagcgatTTGGGTCGCACAAGACGTATCAGTGACAGCACCTgacatcgcagggtagtggcgcatcgcttaaccgctccaccatTGCGCAGCGAGTGGCATGAGAACTCCCAGGGGCTTATGAATGTAAAGCTGAGAACTTCCAATggcgcatatatgggcattaactcattaacgccatagcgtcctacccttaaggcggagcttaagtgtcctccaattttttgttcgCTTGCTTTCTTTGCGCATGTTAAAGAAAACTAATTAGCAGGGCAGGCGAGTGTGTGCATGTAAGGACGGTTGGTTAATTAGCTGATGCTACACATGAAGCACTTGGCTAACCGGACCATTTAAAAGACAAATGTTAAAAACACAGAGCCTGAAGGGAACTGCTTCACATTCCTAACTGAGAGGGGTATACTCAGCTGTTCTCTTCGTGGAGGTTGATAATGCGGACCATCCAGTGCAGCGCCATGTTGGGGAAGACGGAGCTGCGAAGCTTCTGACCGAGCGACAGGTCTTCGTAGGGGATGGACCCAGGCGCGTCCATGAAGAAGATGGGCACCTCGTACGTCAGCATCCAGAGGCACACGGTGGCGAACACGGCGTACACCGCTGCACAGGCGGTGGACGAGGAATATTGTGCACGTTTGAAAGAGCGAGTTCGCATTTGCCCCGGTATACGTAGCTCGGTGCGCATCCATCGAAGAAAAAGCGGGCCAATGCGATGGCCGAAGATAGGGTGCGGAGTCACATAATGGTCAACTTAAATTAAAATTAGGAGCCTCCGATGGCCACACcaacactcacaaagtgaacaagggaggggaaagcatCACGGTGCTTgcgaacgtttcgacaagaggactcgTCTTCGTCTGGGccaagcgttcatcattggcggggtttaaatagggcttcactccgaggaggaatGCCCGGTGAGGCCTCATCCACTCCGAGGAGTTGATGAGGCCGATAGAGCGCGAACAACTCAGTGAATGAATTCTTATCTTCTGCGATAATTATCTGCTTAAAATATACGTAAGGTAGCTAAGTACGGCATGCTTGAGGCACCCGAAGGCAGCAAAAAACGTAACACGGGAAATGTGTCAATGCCCTCGCGGGGCACTCCAAGAGCATTTGCTCTTATACACTGTACTCAAGGGACTGTAAGTACGTCTGCAATAAATTATGGCGAGCACGAGAACAATAGAGATCAGCTGTTCAGTGATGGCTGTCAGTGACCCCGAATGACCGAGCCTCGAGCGCGGGAAAGACTGCGAATCAGCCAGCCGTATCTCACGGGTCTTGACGACGCAGCTGATGAGCAGGCAGAAGAGGTCGCAATACACGGCGTACGTCATGATCACGAACAGCACGAGAGTGAAGTCACTCTGAGGCAGCAGCGAGGGCGCACAGAAGATCGGCAGCTTCACGAGCATGGTGATCAGGATCGTCACCAGCGACATCACCAGCAGGCCGCTCAGGAACGCTGACAGCCAGTACACGGCGTCGGAGACACCAGCGATACGCAGCAGCTCCTGCGCGACAGCGAAGCGCGTGCAGGCTGTGAATGTGCCACTTCAAGTTGATAAATCATTCGGTGGCGAGTTATGCGCACTATTGCCGCTAAATTCGCCAACAAAATAGCGTCATTATAGAAGGTCTGAACAGCCCCCTTTGGAGCATTGCATCCAGAAGGAAATCTCTTTCCTCGGTCCACCTTTCTGTACGGCTTAAAAATAGGCAGAGGTTTCAAAAAATTCACTCGGACATCTAATTTCATTATGTGCTGGCAAATCGATAGCATTaacagctgttgatgcctttaccggcaGTGACGTTACTTCCAGTCCGGTGAGGTCACctctctccagccaatggtaaTGATCCAGTCTGATAACGTCACTTTCCTACAGCCAGTGAGCGAATGACCGAAGGTGCATTTTGGTCCCATGGAGCTTCTAATACTATCGCATTAATATATGCTCTTCTCGTTCGAGGCAGAAGGACTAGAAAATGAGTCAACGATAGATTAACACAACGGCACGCGGAATACTTAACAACGCAGAGAGGCAGCCTTTATGAGAGATGCTGGGCCCAAAAGGCCTGCCGACAGCAAGGTAGTGAGAAATGCATCTAAGGTTTCCACTGTGATGCAGGGAATATCAGTAACCAAAAGCTGCGTGCTGCTAGCAAACGCGGACCTCTTTATAGCGCCTGAGCGCAACTCAGTCGTGCTCCTTCGGCACATTATGTGCAAGGAGCGCATTAATCCATGACAGGAAGGAATTGCTGCAGGGTGTGCAACCACTCATCAGGCTAAAGCGTGCACTATGTGCAAGCCCTTCTGAACGGTATACCGGCGTGGCATGTGTGAAGGCATACCTTCATTCCGACTGACTTTTCTTCGGCGATGCGTTTCACGGCGACGGGTCCCAGGACAATGAATCCGTACACGACGCTGAGGTCTGTAACCTTGCCGGCGCTCCTCGAAGTGTCGTAACTCTTCGGAGACGGGAACCGGCGTGTCTTAAAGTAAACCGGCAGCGCCTCGGCACTGCCCACCGCCCGCGGCACCGCAGTTTGTGCCACGGCCAGGTTAAGCCTCGACATCATCGGCAGCAGGATGCCTGGCATGGACAGAAGTTATATAATGTAGCATACAACGCTGATTCGAGTCGGCATTTTCTATGGTGCCTTTATATACTGCTGCCTGCATATGTGTGCCCTGAATTTCGAGACTGTCAATAAAAATGCGCCAGTCCATCTGCGTGGACCATATATGAGTTAATAAGCAAATACAGAGTGCTGTACTTATCGTTTGTGCTATCGATCAGGCCTCATGTGTTCACAATCATCATGCCTCAAACGAGAACGCAAACGCCGTGCTAAGACTTTGACCTCAACCTATATCAAGGAGAGCTGCACTGGTCAGGGACGCATTTAAAGAGGTAGTGCCGGGGGGCGGGGGCAGAGAGAGAGATTtcctgttgtgtgtgtgtgtgtgtgtgtgtgtgtgtgtgtgtgtgtgtgtgtgtgtgtgtgtgtgtgtgtgtgtgtgtgtgtgtgtgtgtgtgtgtgtgtgtgtgcgtgtgcgtgtgtgtgtgcgcgcgcgcgcgtgcgtgcgtgtgtgcgtgtgcgtgtgtgtgtgtgtgtgtgtgtgtgtgtgtgtgtgtgtgtgtgtgtgtgtgtgtgtgtgtgtgtgtgtgtgtgtgtgtgtgtgtgtgtgtgtgtgtgtgtgtgtgtgtgtgtgtgtgtgtgcgcgcgcaggGGGCAATAAATTACAAAACAAAACTATAAATGCACAGAATTTCAGCACACAAGTTTCAAGCTCAAATCACTATGCACAGGACTGCCTTGATTCCTTCACATACTGCTTTAAAAAACCATATAGAAGTCGTATGAACCGTAGATTTGCAGATAAAGCCGTAGGGCCTCTGAAGGAAGAAAAACAATtgtcctgaaaagaaaaatggccgATTCGGGACTCTAACCGCTGCCCCTTGAGTAGTGAGCCGAGCGCGCTACGCCTCGACTAAGGGGgaacgaaattctaaaaacatatATTACTgatgaccggctacaaatctctaattgcgactaggtgcctaactctactAAGTTAAATAGTTAATTATtaaagattagttaaccagcttactacttaagacgattcaccggttttctggtgtccgccaacacagataatacaaaagccatatttttacccaaaaaagcctatttttgaaaatttctaaagtgttcgctgaaacacccggtatgttTTGCATGTGCTCGCGGTTTGCTTCTAGCAAAACAGCGCGTGAAAAACGGGACACAGACAAGATAATGGTAGGCATCGTTTCCTTACATAGGGATTGGCTTCGGGCCCTGACACTCGTCTTCTGATTGCCGAGTGATACGTTCAGCGAGTTGAGTCATCATAATCACCtacaggacaaagacctctccctcCAATTCGCCTTATGCTGTGACAGCTGTGACCACTATACTGCCTCAaagttcctaatctcatccgtccacctgacCACGTACAAGGGCGCCTTCCGTGATTTTCAAGAGTTTTTCAGGGCCCATCGAACAGGTATCTGGCACCCAGAAGATGCTTATTTGTAAGTGCGCAATAAGGGTTTACCTGAAAGCCAAAATGGCGGCCGTCGGCTAGAGCTAGTGGGTCGCATTGTTTCCCTGGTGTAGAACTCCTGCCAGGATGGAAAGCGCATTTTGTAGCTGAGCACACCCCCCTCCGCTTGCTTGAACACCACGCCGTAGTTGTCGGTTAGCCCCAGGGCGTTGGCGCGCACTGACAGTTTGGCCACCATCTCGGCCTCGCCACCGAACTCTTCCACTTCGGCCCCCGGGAACGCGTGACGCAGCAGTTGTTCACCGGTGACGTTCCCTGCGGCATACGGCACGCAGTGAGCTTCGTGTGTTCCAAGTGGAGTTAGCGTATTTAAACAATTTCTATACAGCACGTGACAAGGAGTTTCAAGCTGTGCAAGTACACCTGCCCAGCCCCCCATCATTTAGTTCAAAAGCAGGGCGCGCTCCAAAGAGTTGTCAGACCGCACCAACCAGAACAAGGTACACCGGTGTTATTTCTTGGACCTCTATAGGCGGGGTTAAGGAAGGGGGGAGTATGGACTAGAAGTCTGGAATATTTTTTCAACACTGTAAAGTTTCTGTTAATAAGATGCAAAACTCTACGGTTATAAAACAGTCTGTACGgaaagattgggggggggggggggtatacataTGAAAAATACGGACACCGGTGTGCAGTGCTGGGGAGAAATCAGCTGGTCGGCGGCCGCGATTTTTCTAATCATTGAAAGAAAAAATATGCCAAGTGTTCCTTCTGCTTTTTATTCAGGAATAAACCTTATAATACTGTCACGAGGGTAGACGCGATTTTATAAATCCATCTCCGCTCCGGTGCTGCAGATCGACCTTGAAAAAGCCGCATTCGTTACACCTGATGGTCTCGTACCATTTTATGGTCACCCCGTTTCTTTTGTAAGGCTGCGGCCACTTTCGAGGGGACGATGGACTCAGTCCTTCGGGGCTTCAAGTAGCCACTTATCTGTGCTAGTTACCTCGACAATGTTGTGGTCTTCTCGGCTACGTCCACCGCATCGGCACAGTTCACCCATAGTGACGCCACTGGGGAGAGGTATCGAAAATGTGGGGTTTCAACTTTTGGTGGGAATGCAGTAGAGGTACGAGTGCGCGGCGACGCGACTTCTGCAAATGCACTGCTTCCACTTACTCGATCGCGAAGCAACCGCACAGGTCTGAAAGCTGACGGCTTGAGCTCGTACTCGTATTGCAATAGCACAGAAAGTTTTCCCCGAGAAAAGACGTTTCCAAAGGGCTCTGCTCGTAGCCATATACCTCGCTGGCCTGTTTCGAGCCCGTTCGGGAAGCACGAGCAAAGCAAGCGGGAGAGCGAGAGGTCTACCGACTGCGCGTGTTCACAACGCTTTCAAGAAAGCCCGCCTTGACCCCTCCTGCGAGCCAATGTATACatcgcacatacacacacaaaagttGGCTTCGTAATCTTGAAGAGAGGTGCTTTACTAGCTACCAGCTGTCGAGCATCGGAAATATTTTCTGTATATTCCAGGAGTGCCAATCTTCCATTCAGTAACCGGCTGACAGATACCTAGTTGTTGGCAGCTATTGGGTTTTGTTATTAAGTAAGCGGTACAGAAATGTAAGTTACGAACCAGCTGATCAGTGCACAGCGCATAGTACAGGAGCGAAAGTTACATGGCGTAGCCACTCTGTAATCCCCGCCAGCGATGGCCAGCACGTGCCTGGTGCCGGCACGAAGGCGATCTTTTTGGGGAAGAAAAGCGACGGCTTGACCACGTGCTCGGCCTCAGTGTCGGCGCCTACGAAGATGGGGGCGACTGAAGGAGTAACAGCCGCAGTCTGCGACGGCTGGTCGCGGCTGCAGTGCAGGTAAGTGTTCACCAATGTCAGCAGCAGCGGCGTCAGCACCTCCAGCGCCGTGATGGCCCAGTTACGCCGCAGCTTGTAGAGGTAGACACTCTTCCAAAGCAGAAGCTGCAGCTGCCGCCATTGCATGGCCCTGCGCCGCTGAACGTTCGACATTCCAGCGCCGTCAGCGACAATTATACAAGTCGTAATCCACTAGTCCTTCTCTACAGAACGCTCACCACCCATTAGAATGCGGCGTCACTATAGATGGCCGCAGTTCATGCGCC is a window of Amblyomma americanum isolate KBUSLIRL-KWMA chromosome 4, ASM5285725v1, whole genome shotgun sequence DNA encoding:
- the LOC144130452 gene encoding uncharacterized protein LOC144130452, translated to MQWRQLQLLLWKSVYLYKLRRNWAITALEVLTPLLLTLVNTYLHCSRDQPSQTAAVTPSVAPIFVGADTEAEHVVKPSLFFPKKIAFVPAPGTCWPSLAGITEWLRHVTFAPVLCAVH
- the LOC144129915 gene encoding uncharacterized protein LOC144129915, translated to MAHCVPYAAGNVTGEQLLRHAFPGAEVEEFGGEAEMVAKLSVRANALGLTDNYGVVFKQAEGGVLSYKMRFPSWQEFYTRETMRPTSSSRRPPFWLSGILLPMMSRLNLAVAQTAVPRAVGSAEALPVYFKTRRFPSPKSYDTSRSAGKVTDLSVVYGFIVLGPVAVKRIAEEKSVGMKELLRIAGVSDAVYWLSAFLSGLLVMSLVTILITMLVKLPIFCAPSLLPQSDFTLVLFVIMTYAVYCDLFCLLISCVVKTPVYAVFATVCLWMLTYEVPIFFMDAPGSIPYEDLSLGQKLRSSVFPNMALHWMVRIINLHEENS